One stretch of Aquipuribacter hungaricus DNA includes these proteins:
- a CDS encoding hemerythrin domain-containing protein has protein sequence MCSYCGCHDITVIGRLMDEHEAIQNAAGELRRTVVTGGPEDVAAGVAALAGLLDPHVEVEERGLFGELRDDPEFAPHIDRLCGEHVTLEAALDAVRGGDLTGLDALLRLLDAHIEREDNGVFPAAATALDGPSWDRITDRLNEPAAVQHHPDRVTEPRGAP, from the coding sequence GTGTGCAGCTACTGTGGCTGCCATGACATCACCGTCATCGGCCGGCTGATGGACGAGCACGAGGCGATCCAGAACGCGGCCGGTGAGCTTCGTCGGACGGTCGTCACCGGCGGGCCCGAGGATGTCGCCGCCGGCGTCGCCGCCCTGGCCGGTCTGCTCGACCCGCACGTCGAGGTCGAGGAGCGCGGACTCTTCGGTGAGCTGAGGGACGACCCCGAGTTCGCCCCGCACATCGACCGGCTCTGCGGCGAGCACGTCACCCTCGAGGCCGCCCTCGACGCGGTCCGCGGTGGTGACCTCACCGGCCTCGACGCGCTCCTGCGCCTGCTGGACGCCCATATCGAGCGCGAGGACAACGGGGTGTTCCCCGCCGCCGCGACCGCACTGGACGGCCCCTCGTGGGACCGCATCACCGACCGGCTCAACGAGCCGGCCGCCGTCCAGCACCACCCTGACCGAGTCACCGAACCGAGAGGTGCACC